From a region of the Actinomadura luzonensis genome:
- the cydB gene encoding cytochrome d ubiquinol oxidase subunit II, producing the protein MIDLWFVIIAFLWTGYFVLEGFDFGVGLLAPVLSRNAAEQRQSLETIGPVWDGNEVWLITAVGAMFAAFPAWYAGVFSAFYLQVTLILVGLILRGVGLEWRGKVRDPRWCDLAVMVGSGLPAFLWGAVFAGLLSGSAPAALLGGAFTLAVCVLHGAVFLALKTTGPVRRRARATALTASAVVIPVAVLALSSLGTFPALAAMAALAAAAALTWRRREGWAFAATAGAIVLATLAVFMELRTSPLPGLTLTEAASGSYTLTMLSWIGLVTLPFVLVYQGWTYYVFRKRVRVAV; encoded by the coding sequence ATGATCGACCTGTGGTTCGTCATCATCGCCTTCCTCTGGACCGGCTACTTCGTCCTGGAGGGCTTCGACTTCGGCGTCGGCCTGCTGGCGCCCGTCCTCAGCAGGAACGCCGCCGAGCAGCGGCAGAGCCTCGAGACCATCGGCCCGGTCTGGGACGGCAACGAGGTGTGGCTCATCACCGCCGTCGGCGCGATGTTCGCCGCCTTCCCCGCCTGGTACGCGGGGGTGTTCAGCGCGTTCTACCTCCAGGTCACGCTGATCCTCGTGGGGCTGATCCTGCGCGGCGTGGGCCTGGAGTGGCGCGGCAAGGTGCGCGACCCGCGCTGGTGCGACCTGGCGGTGATGGTGGGCAGCGGGCTGCCGGCGTTCCTGTGGGGGGCGGTCTTCGCCGGCCTGCTGTCCGGCAGCGCGCCCGCGGCCCTGCTGGGCGGCGCGTTCACGCTGGCCGTGTGCGTCCTGCACGGCGCGGTGTTCCTGGCGCTGAAGACCACCGGCCCGGTCCGCCGCCGCGCCCGCGCCACCGCCCTGACCGCGAGCGCCGTGGTCATCCCGGTGGCCGTGCTCGCGCTGTCCAGCCTGGGGACGTTCCCCGCGCTGGCCGCCATGGCGGCGCTGGCCGCGGCGGCCGCGCTGACCTGGCGGCGCCGGGAGGGCTGGGCGTTCGCCGCCACGGCGGGCGCGATCGTGCTGGCCACGCTCGCGGTCTTCATGGAGCTGCGGACGAGCCCGCTGCCCGGCCTGACGCTGACGGAGGCGGCCTCGGGGTCGTACACGCTGACGATGCTGAGCTGGATCGGGCTGGTCACGCTCCCGTTCGTCCTGGTCTACCAGGGGTGGACGTACTACGTGTTCAGGAAGCGCGTCCGGGTCGCCGTCTGA
- a CDS encoding leucine-rich repeat domain-containing protein, which translates to MRSPAAGLTAFPDVPAGVRLIDLAWNELRDVPAWVGGLAALEELRLDGNALTALPDLSGLPALRALHADGNRLTAFPACPPGLETLSLYGNRVPELPDRLPPALRHLAAGGNGLTAVPAALWKLTGLESLNLAENALTELPAAVAGLTRLRMLDLGHNRLTEIPPELGDLPLTDYLYLSDNGLTEVPAALGRLDRLAYLNLTDNRLTRLPDAIGAMSALLELRLYDNRLEELPEPIGRLARLRELHLQGNRLTRLPASLAALGELRVLDLRDNRLRELPDVLPPRLTHFDLRNNRLRELPAGLAGLTALEKLDLRWNKLDGDPGVLDALTARGCIILR; encoded by the coding sequence ATGCGTTCCCCCGCCGCCGGCCTGACCGCCTTCCCCGACGTGCCCGCCGGCGTCCGGCTGATCGACCTCGCCTGGAACGAGCTGCGCGACGTCCCCGCCTGGGTCGGCGGCCTCGCCGCGCTGGAGGAGCTGCGGCTCGACGGCAACGCCCTCACCGCCCTGCCCGACCTGTCCGGCCTGCCCGCCCTGCGGGCGCTGCACGCGGACGGCAACCGCCTGACGGCCTTCCCCGCCTGCCCGCCCGGCCTGGAGACGCTCTCCCTGTACGGCAACCGCGTCCCCGAGCTGCCCGACCGGCTGCCGCCCGCCCTCCGCCACCTGGCCGCCGGCGGCAACGGCCTGACCGCCGTCCCCGCCGCCCTGTGGAAGCTGACCGGCCTCGAATCCCTCAACCTGGCCGAGAACGCCCTCACCGAGCTCCCCGCCGCCGTCGCCGGCCTGACCCGGCTGCGCATGCTCGACCTCGGCCACAACCGCCTCACCGAGATCCCGCCCGAGCTGGGCGACCTGCCGCTCACCGACTACCTCTACCTCAGCGACAACGGCCTCACCGAGGTCCCCGCCGCGCTCGGCCGGCTGGACCGCCTGGCCTACCTCAACCTCACCGACAACCGCCTCACCCGCCTGCCCGACGCGATCGGCGCCATGTCCGCCCTGCTGGAGCTGCGCCTGTACGACAACCGGCTGGAGGAGCTGCCGGAGCCCATCGGCCGTCTGGCCCGGCTGCGCGAGCTGCACCTCCAGGGCAACCGGCTGACCCGCCTGCCCGCCTCCCTCGCCGCGCTCGGCGAGCTGCGCGTGCTCGACCTGCGCGACAACCGCCTGCGCGAGCTGCCGGACGTGCTCCCGCCCCGGCTCACCCACTTCGACCTGCGCAACAACCGCCTGCGCGAGCTGCCCGCCGGGCTCGCCGGGCTGACCGCGCTGGAGAAGCTGGACCTGCGCTGGAACAAGCTCGACGGCGACCCCGGCGTCCTCGATGCCCTGACTGCCCGAGGTTGCATCATCCTGCGCTGA
- the cutA gene encoding aerobic carbon-monoxide dehydrogenase large subunit encodes MTTRLFGEPVQRREDPRLLTGQGRYLDDLGPEALAAAFVRSPHAHARVRDVDVGPALDVEGLVAIYTWEDLPERVGRPLPLLIPHPALTHGRTAHPLARDVVRHVGEPVVMVVAADRYAAEDACALIEVDYEVLKPVVGLEEAVQGAALVHEDVPGNVGAHLVQEVAGAGGRGAREAVETAPHTLAFRLDIERSASMPLEGRGVYARWDGRDLRVYSSTQTSTSVRMAVAAALGLPLPQVEVIAPDVGGGFGVKIVHPWPEEILVPWAAMTLGREVKWAEDRREHFVSSAHERAQVQYVRVGFDDDGRVLGLDVTILHDHGAYTPYGIIVPIVTSTQLLGPYKIGAYRVEFSSVYTNTVQVTPYRGAGRPQGVFCMERTMDKIARYLGRDRAEVRAANFIGPGEFPYDQGMTFQDGRPLVYDSGDYPEMLRLLKELIGWDSFERAPGRGIGIGCYVEGTGVGPYEGGHVQITSDGRVHVSTGLTSQGQGHETVFAQIAATELGVPIERVSVVTGDTRRFGYAVGTFASRAAVVSGNAIALACRKVREKALRIAADALEADPADLEITEGVVHVAGAPNAAVPLSTVAVLANPLRYAFDEETAKATQFAGAAAPDRPPVAEGEEPGLEGRDYYSPIRSTFAAGMHAAIVETDPDTAEIRVLRYAVVHDCGRLINPMIVEGQIHGGVAQGIGGALYERMVYDPHGQLVNASFMDFLMPYATEVPRVETAHLETPSPLNPLGIKGAGEAGVIPVSAVIASAVEDAEGFPIDRMPLSPSDLYHLRTAPRP; translated from the coding sequence ATGACGACGAGGCTGTTCGGCGAGCCGGTCCAGCGGCGCGAGGACCCCCGGCTGCTCACCGGCCAGGGCCGCTACCTCGACGACCTCGGTCCCGAGGCGCTCGCCGCCGCGTTCGTGCGCTCCCCGCACGCCCACGCCCGCGTCCGCGACGTGGACGTCGGCCCCGCGCTCGACGTCGAGGGCCTGGTCGCGATCTACACCTGGGAGGACCTGCCGGAGCGGGTCGGCCGGCCGCTGCCGCTGCTCATCCCGCACCCGGCGCTCACCCACGGCCGCACCGCGCACCCGCTGGCCAGGGACGTCGTCCGGCACGTGGGCGAGCCGGTGGTGATGGTGGTCGCCGCCGACCGCTACGCCGCCGAGGACGCCTGCGCGCTCATCGAGGTCGACTACGAGGTGCTGAAGCCGGTCGTCGGCCTGGAGGAGGCGGTGCAGGGCGCGGCGCTCGTCCACGAGGACGTGCCCGGCAACGTCGGCGCGCACCTCGTCCAGGAGGTCGCCGGCGCCGGCGGGCGCGGCGCGCGCGAGGCCGTCGAGACCGCGCCGCACACCCTCGCCTTCCGGCTCGACATCGAGCGCAGCGCCAGCATGCCGCTGGAGGGGCGCGGCGTGTACGCCCGCTGGGACGGCCGCGACCTGCGCGTCTACTCCAGCACCCAGACCTCCACCAGCGTCCGCATGGCCGTCGCGGCCGCGCTCGGCCTGCCGCTGCCGCAGGTCGAGGTCATCGCCCCCGACGTCGGCGGCGGGTTCGGGGTGAAGATCGTGCACCCGTGGCCGGAGGAGATCCTGGTGCCGTGGGCGGCCATGACGCTCGGCCGCGAGGTCAAGTGGGCCGAGGACCGCCGCGAGCACTTCGTCTCCTCCGCGCACGAGCGGGCGCAGGTGCAGTACGTGCGCGTCGGGTTCGACGACGACGGGCGGGTGCTGGGGCTCGACGTGACGATCCTGCACGACCACGGCGCCTACACCCCGTACGGGATCATCGTGCCGATCGTCACCTCCACGCAGCTTCTCGGGCCGTACAAGATCGGTGCGTACCGGGTCGAGTTCAGCTCCGTCTACACCAACACCGTGCAGGTCACGCCGTACCGGGGGGCGGGCCGCCCGCAGGGCGTGTTCTGCATGGAGCGCACCATGGACAAGATCGCCCGCTACCTCGGCCGCGACCGGGCGGAGGTGCGCGCCGCCAACTTCATCGGCCCCGGCGAGTTCCCCTACGACCAGGGCATGACGTTCCAGGACGGCCGGCCGCTCGTCTACGACAGCGGCGACTACCCCGAGATGCTGCGCCTGCTGAAGGAGCTCATCGGCTGGGACTCCTTCGAGCGCGCGCCGGGGCGCGGCATCGGGATCGGCTGCTACGTCGAGGGCACCGGCGTCGGGCCGTACGAGGGCGGGCACGTGCAGATCACCTCCGACGGGCGGGTGCACGTCTCGACCGGGCTCACCTCGCAGGGGCAGGGGCACGAGACCGTCTTCGCCCAGATCGCCGCGACCGAGCTGGGCGTGCCGATCGAGCGGGTCAGCGTGGTCACCGGCGACACCCGCAGGTTCGGCTACGCGGTCGGCACCTTCGCCTCGCGCGCGGCCGTGGTCAGCGGCAACGCGATCGCGCTGGCCTGCCGCAAGGTGCGCGAGAAGGCGCTGCGCATCGCCGCCGACGCGCTGGAGGCCGACCCGGCCGACCTGGAGATCACCGAGGGCGTCGTGCACGTCGCCGGGGCGCCCAACGCGGCCGTCCCGCTGTCCACGGTGGCCGTCCTCGCCAACCCGCTGCGCTACGCCTTCGACGAGGAGACCGCGAAGGCCACCCAGTTCGCCGGGGCCGCCGCGCCCGACCGTCCGCCGGTCGCCGAGGGCGAGGAGCCGGGGCTGGAGGGGCGCGACTACTACTCGCCGATCCGCTCCACGTTCGCGGCCGGGATGCACGCGGCGATCGTCGAGACCGACCCCGACACCGCCGAGATCCGGGTGCTGCGCTACGCGGTGGTGCACGACTGCGGGCGGCTGATCAACCCGATGATCGTGGAGGGGCAGATCCACGGAGGAGTGGCGCAGGGCATCGGGGGCGCGCTCTACGAGCGGATGGTGTACGACCCGCACGGGCAGCTCGTCAACGCCTCCTTCATGGACTTCCTCATGCCGTACGCGACGGAGGTGCCGCGCGTCGAGACCGCCCACCTGGAGACGCCGTCGCCGCTCAACCCGCTCGGGATCAAGGGGGCGGGGGAGGCGGGGGTCATCCCGGTCTCAGCCGTGATCGCCTCGGCCGTCGAGGACGCCGAGGGGTTCCCGATCGACCGCATGCCGCTGTCCCCTTCGGACCTCTACCATCTCCGCACCGCCCCGCGTCCGTGA
- a CDS encoding (2Fe-2S)-binding protein: MEHEITLVVNGAARRARVPARRLLSDCLRHDLGLTGTHVGCEHGVCGCCTVLLDGEPVRSCLTFAVTVDGREITTVEGLAPPGGLSPVQRAFAECHGLQCGFCTPGFLCTVTALLAGNPAPTEEEVLEGISGNLCRCTGYQNIVKAVHRAAELLAEET, from the coding sequence ATGGAGCATGAGATCACGCTCGTGGTCAACGGCGCGGCCCGGCGGGCCCGCGTCCCGGCCCGGCGGCTGCTGTCCGACTGCCTGCGCCACGACCTCGGCCTGACCGGCACCCACGTCGGGTGCGAGCACGGCGTCTGCGGCTGCTGCACCGTGCTGCTCGACGGCGAGCCGGTGCGCTCGTGCCTGACGTTCGCCGTCACCGTGGACGGCCGCGAGATCACCACCGTCGAGGGGCTGGCCCCGCCCGGCGGCCTGTCGCCGGTGCAGCGGGCCTTCGCCGAGTGCCACGGCCTGCAGTGTGGCTTCTGCACCCCCGGCTTCCTCTGCACGGTCACCGCCCTGCTGGCCGGCAACCCCGCGCCGACGGAGGAGGAGGTGCTGGAGGGCATCTCCGGCAACCTGTGCCGCTGCACCGGGTACCAGAACATCGTCAAGGCCGTGCACCGGGCCGCCGAGCTGCTGGCGGAGGAGACATGA
- a CDS encoding FAD binding domain-containing protein gives MKPPPFEYHAPRDTGAALRTLAEIRDSGGAGGKVLAGGQSLIPMLNMRLAAPGHLVDINRVAGLGGVARAAGGVRVGALARHAEVERAGAHPLLTRALKLVAHPVIRNRGTVVGSLVHADPAAELPAVLAVLGGSVRVARWEPGGAVERDVPAAGFFLGPMESAVGPGELAVSAYFPDLGEGAGCAFTEVSRRHGDYALAGVCAVAGPGLARVACIGVGHVPVVVDVSGLAPDWAAAARAVREACEPDDDVHATAAYRRHLVGVLAGRALREAAREAGDGA, from the coding sequence GTGAAGCCGCCGCCGTTCGAGTACCACGCCCCGCGCGACACGGGCGCGGCGCTCCGCACCCTGGCCGAGATCCGCGACTCCGGCGGCGCGGGCGGGAAGGTGCTGGCGGGCGGGCAGAGCCTCATCCCCATGCTCAACATGCGGCTGGCCGCGCCCGGCCACCTCGTCGACATCAACCGGGTGGCGGGGCTCGGCGGCGTCGCCCGGGCGGCGGGCGGCGTCCGGGTCGGGGCGCTGGCCAGGCACGCCGAGGTCGAGCGGGCCGGCGCGCACCCGCTGCTCACGCGGGCGCTCAAGCTGGTCGCGCACCCGGTGATCCGCAACCGGGGCACGGTGGTCGGCAGCCTCGTGCACGCCGACCCGGCCGCCGAGCTGCCCGCCGTGCTGGCCGTGCTCGGCGGGTCCGTACGGGTCGCGCGCTGGGAGCCGGGCGGGGCGGTGGAGCGGGACGTGCCGGCCGCCGGCTTCTTCCTCGGCCCCATGGAGTCGGCCGTGGGCCCCGGCGAGCTGGCCGTGTCGGCATATTTCCCGGATCTGGGGGAGGGGGCCGGCTGCGCGTTCACCGAGGTCTCCCGCCGCCACGGCGACTACGCCCTGGCCGGGGTCTGCGCCGTCGCCGGCCCCGGCCTCGCCCGCGTGGCCTGCATCGGCGTCGGCCACGTCCCCGTGGTCGTGGACGTGAGCGGCCTCGCCCCCGACTGGGCCGCCGCCGCCCGCGCGGTCCGCGAGGCGTGCGAGCCCGACGACGACGTCCACGCCACGGCCGCCTACCGCCGCCACCTCGTCGGCGTGCTGGCCGGACGGGCGCTGCGCGAGGCCGCGAGGGAGGCGGGCGATGGAGCATGA
- a CDS encoding uracil-xanthine permease family protein, with translation MVVGWTRHGDGKHLAPGEVVRPDERLSWPRMVGFGAQHVIAMFGATFVFPLVMGLDPNIAVMMSGVSTILFLLIVKGKVPSYLGTSASFVGGVLAVRAAFGGDGADAVVTGAILVAGLVLALAGVAIHFLGVQIIHRVFPPVVTGAVVMLIGFGLAYVVADVYWPQDHWVAFATMLITFLVIVVFKGFVGRIAVLVGLVAGFVLSWVLDRLAGPITSVLPSANLRDAAGDVCAPEGTYCVATAFPHDRVSFDSVAKADWFGLPDFHGPDIRFSAVLLVLPAVIALIAENVGHVKAVGEMTGADVDPYVGRAVAADGVATVVATAVGGSPTTTYAENIGVMAATKVYSTAAYYIAAVIAILFGLCPKFGQLVAATPGGVLGGVTVILYGMIGLLGAKIWIENRVDFADPVNMVPTGAGIILAIGPVSHLIGGGFTLQGIALGTIVVLGGYHLLRAIAGRSLRPAAPERSEAG, from the coding sequence ATGGTTGTGGGATGGACCAGACACGGTGACGGCAAGCACCTGGCGCCCGGCGAGGTGGTCAGGCCCGACGAGCGCCTGAGCTGGCCCAGGATGGTGGGGTTCGGCGCGCAGCACGTGATCGCGATGTTCGGCGCGACGTTCGTCTTCCCGCTGGTGATGGGGCTCGACCCGAACATCGCGGTGATGATGTCGGGCGTCTCGACGATCCTGTTCCTGCTCATCGTCAAGGGCAAGGTGCCGAGCTACCTCGGCACCAGCGCCTCCTTCGTGGGCGGCGTGCTGGCGGTCCGGGCGGCCTTCGGCGGCGACGGCGCCGACGCCGTCGTGACCGGCGCGATCCTCGTCGCCGGCCTGGTGCTGGCGCTGGCCGGCGTCGCGATCCACTTCCTCGGCGTGCAGATCATCCACCGGGTGTTCCCGCCGGTCGTCACCGGCGCGGTGGTCATGCTCATCGGGTTCGGGCTGGCGTACGTGGTGGCCGACGTCTACTGGCCGCAGGACCACTGGGTGGCCTTCGCCACGATGCTGATCACGTTCCTGGTGATCGTGGTGTTCAAGGGCTTCGTCGGGCGCATCGCGGTGCTGGTCGGGCTGGTCGCCGGGTTCGTGCTGTCGTGGGTGCTCGACCGCCTGGCCGGGCCGATCACGTCGGTGCTGCCGTCGGCGAATCTGCGCGACGCGGCCGGCGACGTCTGCGCCCCCGAGGGCACGTACTGCGTGGCCACGGCCTTCCCGCACGACCGGGTGAGCTTCGACAGCGTGGCCAAGGCCGACTGGTTCGGCCTGCCCGACTTCCACGGCCCCGACATCCGCTTCTCGGCGGTGCTGCTGGTGCTGCCCGCGGTCATCGCGCTCATCGCCGAGAACGTCGGGCACGTCAAGGCCGTCGGCGAGATGACCGGCGCGGACGTCGACCCGTACGTCGGCCGCGCGGTCGCCGCCGACGGCGTCGCCACCGTCGTCGCCACCGCGGTCGGCGGCTCGCCCACCACCACCTACGCCGAGAACATCGGCGTCATGGCCGCCACCAAGGTCTACTCCACCGCCGCCTACTACATCGCGGCCGTCATCGCGATCCTGTTCGGGCTGTGCCCCAAGTTCGGTCAGCTTGTCGCGGCCACGCCGGGCGGCGTGCTGGGCGGCGTCACCGTCATCCTGTACGGCATGATCGGCCTGCTCGGCGCCAAGATCTGGATCGAGAACCGGGTGGACTTCGCCGACCCGGTCAACATGGTCCCGACCGGCGCCGGCATCATCCTCGCCATCGGCCCGGTCAGCCACCTCATCGGCGGCGGCTTCACCCTGCAGGGCATCGCGCTCGGCACCATCGTCGTGCTCGGCGGCTACCACCTGCTGCGGGCCATCGCCGGGCGCTCGCTCCGGCCGGCCGCGCCGGAGAGGAGCGAGGCCGGGTGA
- a CDS encoding RNA-binding S4 domain-containing protein: protein MDLDFELRSDYIPLCDLLKYCGVTETGGMAKHLIAEGLVLVDGEVELRKTAKIRAGQVVSGDGFSIHVA from the coding sequence GTGGACCTCGACTTCGAACTGCGCTCCGACTACATCCCGCTGTGCGACCTGCTGAAGTACTGCGGCGTCACCGAGACGGGCGGCATGGCCAAACACCTCATCGCCGAGGGCCTGGTGCTCGTGGACGGCGAGGTGGAGCTGCGCAAGACCGCCAAGATCAGGGCAGGCCAGGTCGTGAGCGGGGACGGCTTCTCCATTCACGTCGCCTAG
- a CDS encoding PucR family transcriptional regulator, whose amino-acid sequence MPVLAGGHHHGRIVAYSAAKAIRDSDVGILERAATVAALVVTRQEAVNAVESKYRADFLRDVLTGRAGTAERVTGRARAFGWDLARPVVVLVAELDPEGDERSAQDRLVSCWTAAIRRHDPRGAVAGFSHEVVAVVDAALDATRVAKDAATAFADVPPATFSTGTSRPSHGAEALPEAYAQALKAARVGRQLHGPGAVAHFDQLGVYRLLSLVNDTDELHAFVRETLGPLAADDEAENADLRRTLQVLLETNLNVAETARRLHFHYNTLRYRIGKLERLLGNFTDDPHLRLNLTLALHVLRMRGI is encoded by the coding sequence GTGCCGGTGCTGGCCGGCGGCCACCACCACGGCAGGATCGTCGCCTACAGCGCCGCGAAGGCGATCAGGGACAGCGACGTCGGCATCCTGGAGCGCGCCGCGACCGTCGCCGCGCTCGTGGTGACCCGGCAGGAGGCGGTCAACGCCGTCGAGAGCAAGTACCGCGCCGACTTCCTGCGCGACGTCCTGACCGGCCGGGCCGGCACGGCCGAGCGCGTCACCGGCCGGGCCCGCGCCTTCGGCTGGGACCTGGCGCGGCCGGTCGTCGTCCTGGTGGCCGAGCTCGACCCGGAGGGCGACGAGCGCAGCGCCCAGGACCGGCTGGTGTCCTGCTGGACGGCGGCGATCAGGCGGCACGACCCGCGCGGCGCGGTGGCCGGGTTCTCGCACGAGGTGGTGGCGGTGGTCGACGCCGCGCTCGACGCCACGCGGGTGGCCAAGGACGCCGCCACGGCCTTCGCCGACGTGCCGCCCGCCACGTTCTCCACCGGCACCTCCCGGCCCAGCCACGGCGCTGAGGCGCTGCCGGAGGCGTACGCGCAGGCGCTCAAGGCCGCCAGGGTGGGCCGCCAGCTCCACGGCCCCGGCGCGGTCGCCCACTTCGACCAGCTCGGCGTCTACCGGCTGCTGTCCCTGGTCAACGACACCGACGAGCTGCACGCGTTCGTGCGCGAGACGCTCGGCCCGCTGGCCGCCGACGACGAGGCCGAGAACGCCGACCTCCGCCGCACCCTCCAGGTGCTGCTGGAGACCAACCTCAACGTGGCCGAGACCGCCCGCCGGCTGCACTTCCACTACAACACGCTGCGCTACCGCATCGGCAAGCTGGAGCGCCTGCTCGGCAACTTCACCGACGACCCGCACCTGCGGCTCAACCTCACCCTGGCCCTGCACGTCCTCCGCATGCGAGGCATCTAG